CCTTAATAGGTGTCCCTGTCTTGTTTACAGCATTGGGAGCTGAACTTACCTGTGGCTGCTCTAACACCTGTAACCCATATTGattggctggatataaaagcctgcctcatcctgggaggggtgtcagttcattgactctggttcccttgtttggttcctgtcACTCTGTATCAGCGTTCCAGTATTTCCTGACTGATtctggcttctgaccttggctttcctcctggactactctgatctctggcttcccctgattttggctttccttgactacgcttctgctaatccctgctgtactgcgacttggagcactaTTCCTGGAAagcccctgtgcacagactcacaggtcaggtggcgtcttacctggtcaccctggtctgtgtctactttgcaagggtgagcgtataactcagAGAGACGGACTCCCCATCAGGTAAGACTCCTGACACCCTGGCTCTGGGTGGGATAAGCTCCTATGGAGAGGGAAATATTCCCACAATCTAGTGTCCTTAAAAGACCAAAGTTCTTCTGCAGCACTGTATGGGAGACAGAACCAGGAGCacaccaatggcacagtataaaagaatatatttatTGGTAAAACAATAAAATTGCTTACTCAGCAAGTTGTGGGCTTGTGATGTACAAGTTCCCACGAAAAACGCTCAATTAAAAGTCAATAGCTCCAGTTACTTGCTTGTTCCAGATCCTGGCTCCACGCCCTCGTGATGTAACGCATTTCACCCACGTGACTTGGGCTTCCTCAGACATCcagatgtttttactgtagtctactctcaggtcagagactggctatagacaccagaagagctacattaagctgtagttgttttggccaCTATAGTGTCTCTATAACTGCTAGTTAATTAAACCTATTAGTATGCTAAAGATACTGCTGTAGGTGATAAAATAATGAAGAAACACAAAAGTGCTAAAAGGCAGTTGCTGTACAAACCTCAGTTACCaagattttttaattttacaatcagcATATACAAACAAAGACAACATTTACAACTGATATACCTTAGAGaataagaataaattctaaaTATTTTCTCAACCGTAAATAAGGTACCTTTAAAAAAAGGATAGGATGTATTATTTTTAGTTTAACATGAAAAAGCTTTGCTTTAGTGAAATGATGGGTAGTAAACAAAATTTGAATCACAGTTTTAGTATGTTTCACAGTCACAATACAGATCTTCTCATGTTATTCCATTGCTGCTTCATAAAACCTTGGAGTTGACTATACCATTCCCTATATTCAGAACACAATGCTTCTCTTTAATGAGAGTTCTCTGATGGCTAACAAAATGTGCATGCTGGCTAACATATTCCCCACATTAAGAACATGAAAAagatttttctcctgtgtgactTTTCTGATGTTTCACAAGCTTGGATTTACTGGGATAacttttcccacattcagaacatgagaaaggcttTTCCTCTGTGAATGTTTTTTGTGCAGTGTGAGTTCTCAAATGGCTCGCAAGAACTGAATTTTGGCTAAAACATCTCCCACATTCataacatgagaaaggtttttcACCTGTGTGAGTTCTCAGATGTCTCACAAGAACCGAATGCTGGCTaaagcatttcccacattcagaacatgagaacgttttctctcctgtgtgagttctatgATGTATCACAAGCTCAGCTTTACTGGGAAAatgtttcccacattcagaacacaaAAAAGGTTTTTCCCCTGTGTGAGTTCTGTGATGTCTAACAAGATGTGAGTGAATGCTAAAccttttcccacattcagaacaagagaaaggcttttctcctgtgtgagttctattATGCATTACAAGATGTGAGCACTGGCTaaagcatttcccacattcagaacatgagaaaggcttctctcctgtgtgagttctctgatgattcACAAGATCTGATTTACTGACaaagcatttcccacattcagaacacgagaaagggttttctcctgtgtgagttctcttatGGTTCATAAGAAGCGAATGCCgactaaaacatttcccacattcagaacatgagaaaggcttCTCTCCTGTATGAGTTCTCTGATGTTTCACAAGATCTGATTTACtgacaaaacatttcccacacatAGAACACGAGaaaggcttctctcctgtgtgagttctctgatgtttcACAAGCTCTGCTTTACTCAAaaagcatttcccacattcagcacACAAGAAAGGTTTTTCACCT
The DNA window shown above is from Pelobates fuscus isolate aPelFus1 chromosome 10, aPelFus1.pri, whole genome shotgun sequence and carries:
- the LOC134575214 gene encoding gastrula zinc finger protein XlCGF57.1-like, which encodes MDYQLNRPDQCEFEEVAVYFSEEEWDYLNYEEKELYRDVMMENYQTLSSLGRIHMTPLIISAIERGEEPYVRSHLQDSLLNTGPGGSESRSYPEGQDKNKSALSNTLNKYCNKRTKEFIPQKSNNRSELCTSSSEIVNRNPKHFPCSEWWKCFHCSEFVVHTGEMPFSSIPCNSYLAKPRIHTEKKTFSCPDCGKCYSQNSSLTIHRRTHSGERPYLCSMCEKCFVSKSELVKHQRTHTGEKPFSCSECGKCFSQRSNLVVHKKTHTGEKVFSCSECGKCYSQHSNLVVHKRTHTGEKPFLCAECGKCFLSKAELVKHQRTHTGEKPFSCSMCGKCFVSKSDLVKHQRTHTGEKPFSCSECGKCFSRHSLLMNHKRTHTGENPFSCSECGKCFVSKSDLVNHQRTHTGEKPFSCSECGKCFSQCSHLVMHNRTHTGEKPFSCSECGKRFSIHSHLVRHHRTHTGEKPFLCSECGKHFPSKAELVIHHRTHTGEKTFSCSECGKCFSQHSVLVRHLRTHTGEKPFSCYECGRCFSQNSVLASHLRTHTAQKTFTEEKPFSCSECGKSYPSKSKLVKHQKSHTGEKSFSCS